A region of Paenibacillus sp. 37 DNA encodes the following proteins:
- a CDS encoding ABC transporter permease: MYYMGLIWEYLKNYMKTRLTYRADFWVEILSDLLFQATNLIFIFVVFRHTDNLGGWSESEVLFVYGYFMVPYGIFSCFINLWGFSERYIVKGEMDRILTRPAHNLFQILLENVDPPALVGSFIGLIIMIFSGAEMGLMLEWWHIPALIILALSSVMIYAGIYTTLTSLSFYSDAPTGILPLMYNIQGYGRYPVTIYNRAIQVLLTWIIPFAFVGIYPAALFLERSEMHRMALLTPVMGLVFGSMGLLLWNFGVKRYRGAGS, encoded by the coding sequence ATGTACTATATGGGTCTGATCTGGGAATATTTGAAGAATTACATGAAAACACGACTCACGTACCGTGCTGATTTCTGGGTGGAGATCCTATCGGATCTGCTGTTCCAGGCAACCAACCTGATCTTTATCTTTGTGGTCTTCCGTCATACGGATAACCTGGGCGGCTGGAGTGAGAGTGAAGTGCTCTTTGTTTATGGATATTTTATGGTGCCCTATGGCATTTTTAGTTGTTTTATCAATCTGTGGGGATTCAGTGAGCGGTACATCGTCAAAGGAGAGATGGATCGTATCCTGACACGCCCCGCACATAATTTGTTCCAGATCTTGCTTGAAAATGTAGATCCGCCTGCACTGGTGGGCTCGTTTATCGGCTTGATCATCATGATCTTTAGCGGAGCAGAGATGGGTCTGATGCTGGAGTGGTGGCATATCCCTGCCTTAATTATATTGGCACTCAGCTCAGTCATGATCTATGCCGGCATCTATACTACGTTGACTTCACTATCCTTTTATTCGGACGCGCCAACAGGTATCCTGCCATTGATGTATAACATCCAAGGGTATGGGCGTTATCCGGTAACGATCTACAACCGTGCCATTCAGGTGCTGTTAACCTGGATCATTCCGTTTGCCTTTGTGGGCATCTATCCCGCAGCCTTGTTCCTGGAAAGGTCCGAGATGCATCGCATGGCGCTGCTTACACCTGTGATGGGATTGGTGTTTGGCTCCATGGGCTTGCTTTTGTGGAATTTTGGCGTGAAGCGGTATCGCGGAGCAGGTTCATAA
- a CDS encoding DMT family transporter — protein sequence MNTTHTRGYAYIAAILYAAIIGLSFLFVKMTVTVAHPIDVLAHRFALSLIVVSIPVILGWIKIRLSLRDLWRIIPLGLLSPVLFFAFQAFGLVSSNSSEAGIIQAMAPVFTLVLASVFLKERTSTMQKLFLLLSVAGVVFIFIMQGSGMSIGNLKGIALLLLSTVCFAGYGVLARPLTQKYKPMELTWVTLMVGCIVFNAASLIRHASSGSMMDYIKPLGDASYLGALAYLAILSTMISTLLASYALTHLEASQMSVFSNLSTLISIVGGAWILHEPVGSYHYIGALLIIAGVLGTNMSGRKHRLVSGIKA from the coding sequence ATGAACACAACACACACTCGGGGATACGCTTATATCGCAGCTATACTATACGCGGCTATTATAGGTCTATCTTTTCTATTTGTTAAAATGACCGTCACTGTTGCACATCCCATTGATGTGCTTGCCCATCGATTCGCTCTGTCGCTGATCGTTGTCAGCATTCCTGTCATTTTGGGTTGGATCAAGATCCGACTGAGCCTTCGTGATCTGTGGCGAATCATTCCACTGGGGCTGTTATCTCCCGTCTTATTTTTTGCCTTTCAAGCCTTTGGACTTGTCTCTTCCAACTCATCGGAAGCGGGTATTATTCAGGCCATGGCCCCTGTATTCACACTCGTTCTCGCTTCAGTCTTCCTGAAAGAACGCACATCCACGATGCAGAAGCTGTTCCTGCTACTGTCTGTCGCTGGAGTGGTCTTTATTTTCATAATGCAAGGAAGTGGCATGTCTATAGGTAACCTGAAGGGTATTGCATTATTGCTACTCTCCACGGTCTGTTTTGCAGGGTATGGCGTGCTTGCAAGACCATTAACCCAGAAGTATAAACCAATGGAATTAACCTGGGTCACACTGATGGTTGGCTGTATTGTATTTAACGCAGCTTCCCTGATCCGCCATGCGTCCAGCGGCTCCATGATGGATTACATCAAACCACTGGGAGATGCATCCTATCTGGGTGCACTCGCTTATCTGGCGATCCTCTCCACCATGATCTCCACCCTGCTTGCGAGCTATGCCCTGACCCATCTGGAGGCTTCCCAAATGAGTGTATTCAGCAATCTGTCCACGCTCATCTCTATTGTAGGAGGGGCATGGATTCTGCATGAACCAGTGGGTAGCTACCACTATATTGGTGCATTGTTGATTATCGCTGGTGTGCTTGGCACCAATATGAGCGGTCGCAAACATAGGCTGGTCAGTGGAATCAAAGCGTGA
- a CDS encoding PLP-dependent aminotransferase family protein, protein MGAVRKYEVIAEALKQWIQEQMHQQDRRQWADKGIRLPAVRVVAEQYQCSVSTAIRAYEWLEQRHLVYAIPQSGYYAVQNGTGAQDMDWQGALDFASAAPDPRVFPYADFRHCVDQAMEKKQAELFMYGTDQGLPSLILLLQKQFADYQVFARTEQFFITSGVQQALAVLALMPFPNGKRKVLLELPTYHNMPSLLSGLNVPIAGVRRALDGLDWASLERQFAEEDIKFFYVMPRFHNPIGTSLTVADKKRLIRLAQRYDVYLIEDDYLADLEDNTKQDPLWSYDTEGRVIYLKSYSKILFPGLRIGVAVLPSPLIQSFGTYKKMLDIDTSVLSQAALEIYVHSGMFAHHRKVIRNRYAARMQKVHEQLDSYPDFAPFMDAPRTGGEHTVLPLAGDMPLRVLLSRLQKRGVIVDTTERYYPERTYQVHQDQMLRLNISNVPKQRIEEGMRKIREEILKLQIRQR, encoded by the coding sequence ATGGGTGCAGTGAGAAAATACGAAGTGATTGCCGAAGCGTTAAAGCAATGGATTCAGGAACAGATGCACCAGCAGGATCGTCGCCAGTGGGCAGATAAGGGCATTCGACTGCCAGCAGTTCGAGTTGTAGCAGAACAATATCAATGCAGTGTAAGTACAGCAATTCGTGCATATGAGTGGCTGGAGCAACGTCATTTGGTGTACGCCATACCTCAATCCGGTTATTATGCCGTACAGAACGGGACAGGTGCTCAGGACATGGACTGGCAGGGGGCGTTGGACTTCGCTTCGGCTGCTCCCGATCCAAGGGTGTTCCCTTATGCAGACTTTCGTCATTGTGTGGATCAGGCGATGGAGAAGAAACAGGCAGAGTTATTCATGTATGGCACGGATCAGGGATTACCTTCGCTAATTCTGCTGTTGCAGAAGCAGTTTGCGGATTATCAGGTGTTTGCGAGAACAGAGCAGTTCTTTATCACATCAGGTGTGCAACAGGCGCTGGCTGTACTTGCATTAATGCCTTTTCCCAATGGAAAGAGAAAAGTATTGCTTGAACTACCGACCTATCACAATATGCCCTCGCTACTGAGTGGATTAAATGTGCCGATTGCCGGTGTGAGACGTGCCCTGGATGGGCTGGACTGGGCATCGCTTGAACGTCAGTTCGCTGAGGAAGATATTAAGTTTTTCTATGTCATGCCGCGCTTTCACAATCCGATTGGCACATCGTTGACTGTTGCTGACAAGAAGAGACTGATCCGGCTTGCACAGCGGTACGATGTCTATCTGATAGAGGACGATTATCTGGCTGATCTGGAGGACAATACGAAACAGGACCCGCTATGGTCCTATGATACCGAAGGTCGGGTCATCTATCTGAAGAGTTACTCCAAAATTTTGTTTCCAGGCTTGCGCATTGGTGTAGCTGTTCTGCCCTCACCACTAATTCAATCTTTTGGGACTTACAAAAAAATGCTCGATATCGACACTTCCGTTCTGTCTCAAGCTGCTCTGGAGATCTATGTCCACAGTGGAATGTTCGCTCATCACAGGAAAGTGATTCGTAACCGCTATGCTGCCCGGATGCAAAAGGTACATGAGCAACTGGACTCATATCCAGACTTTGCTCCGTTTATGGACGCTCCTCGAACAGGAGGGGAGCATACCGTATTACCTTTGGCGGGTGATATGCCGCTTCGTGTTCTGCTGTCCCGGCTTCAAAAGCGAGGAGTCATCGTTGATACGACAGAACGGTATTATCCGGAGAGAACATATCAGGTGCATCAGGATCAGATGCTGCGCTTGAACATCTCCAATGTGCCGAAGCAGCGAATTGAGGAAGGGATGAGGAAGATCCGGGAGGAAATTTTGAAACTTCAGATCAGGCAGAGATAA
- a CDS encoding ATP-binding cassette domain-containing protein translates to MLAIDVKDLRKSFSVQKSRGGLKGAFQDLFARQYQEVLAVNDISFQIPQGEICGYIGENGAGKSTTIKMLTGILVPTSGQISVGGYVPYQEREKFVQNIGVVFGQRSQLWWDIGVIESFHLLRKVYRVGEVDFRKRLDELVERLQLQDLLSRPVRKLSLGQRMRCELVAALLHNPSIVFLDEPTIGLDIVVKSEIRDFLKDMNKEHGTTILLTTHDLQDIEALCSRVIMLDAGNIIYDGGLDHLKSQWGKEREIRFKFGSAHNISQMQEWTAALPVRWTVENELSASVWIPLELNVSDVLGRVVGQADITDIQIIEINTDEIVRSIYQSGSAERPEIVGAGKEAVGVS, encoded by the coding sequence ATGCTGGCGATTGATGTCAAAGATTTGCGCAAGTCGTTTAGCGTCCAGAAAAGCCGAGGTGGGCTGAAGGGCGCGTTCCAGGACCTGTTTGCACGTCAATACCAAGAGGTATTGGCTGTAAATGATATTTCATTTCAGATTCCGCAAGGCGAAATATGCGGATATATTGGGGAGAACGGTGCCGGTAAATCAACAACAATCAAGATGTTGACCGGCATTTTGGTGCCTACTTCAGGGCAAATATCGGTTGGTGGCTATGTTCCGTATCAGGAACGGGAGAAGTTTGTACAGAATATTGGTGTTGTTTTTGGTCAGCGCAGTCAATTGTGGTGGGATATTGGCGTTATCGAATCCTTCCATTTATTGCGCAAAGTATATCGTGTCGGAGAGGTCGATTTCCGTAAACGGCTGGATGAACTGGTTGAGCGATTACAGCTTCAGGATCTGCTAAGTCGTCCGGTACGGAAGCTCAGTCTTGGTCAGCGTATGCGCTGCGAGTTAGTTGCAGCATTATTGCATAACCCAAGTATTGTTTTTCTGGACGAGCCAACTATTGGTTTGGATATTGTGGTGAAGTCGGAAATTCGGGATTTCTTGAAAGACATGAACAAGGAGCATGGAACGACCATTCTGCTCACAACCCATGATTTGCAGGACATTGAGGCACTGTGCTCCCGGGTGATCATGCTTGATGCAGGCAACATCATTTATGATGGAGGTCTGGATCATCTCAAGTCCCAGTGGGGTAAGGAGCGGGAGATCCGCTTCAAGTTTGGTTCAGCTCACAACATCAGTCAGATGCAGGAATGGACTGCTGCGTTGCCTGTACGTTGGACGGTTGAGAATGAACTGTCCGCATCCGTATGGATTCCGCTGGAACTGAACGTTTCGGATGTACTCGGACGTGTTGTTGGACAAGCGGATATTACCGATATTCAGATTATCGAGATCAACACGGATGAGATTGTGCGCAGTATTTACCAATCCGGTTCCGCCGAGCGTCCCGAGATTGTGGGAGCAGGGAAAGAAGCGGTGGGTGTATCCTGA
- a CDS encoding LCP family protein, which translates to MTRKTKRTIWISLAAFVLIIGGAAAYYFGSILNQLDGLAKDGDESPFAGIENVEKVNTPDPPKWEGTETVNILVMGVDARGLKKGEVPRSDSMMVVSLDPLTKKINLFSILRDTYVNIDGYGKERINTAITHGPNAAMQAAGDLLGIPVQYYVYTDFQGFIKLVDAVGGVDFDVEKDMHYTSKADNNEYDIDLKKGYQHLDGETALMYVRFRHDAMSDFARSERQRELLKAVTAKMQSTTTIAKLPSILEQVNPYVDTNLTLSDMWKLGGLGYQSSMNGSEQIPPMNLLKEERTAGGAQVLTVTNEEKLKQHIQDIIHPPATTDDSTTSTEDKTASGDDQKSEQPAQ; encoded by the coding sequence ATGACCAGAAAGACGAAGAGAACCATATGGATTTCTCTTGCCGCCTTCGTGTTGATTATTGGAGGAGCAGCGGCATATTATTTCGGTTCTATTCTCAATCAGTTGGACGGTTTGGCAAAAGACGGTGACGAATCACCATTCGCAGGTATCGAGAATGTGGAGAAAGTAAATACTCCTGACCCACCCAAATGGGAAGGTACAGAAACGGTAAATATTCTCGTTATGGGTGTCGATGCGCGCGGATTGAAAAAAGGTGAAGTTCCCCGCTCCGACAGCATGATGGTTGTATCGCTCGACCCACTTACCAAAAAAATCAATCTGTTCTCCATTCTGCGCGACACTTACGTCAATATTGACGGATATGGCAAGGAACGGATCAACACTGCCATCACCCATGGTCCTAATGCAGCGATGCAAGCTGCCGGCGACCTGCTCGGCATTCCTGTACAGTATTATGTGTATACGGATTTCCAGGGATTCATCAAATTGGTGGATGCCGTTGGCGGTGTTGATTTTGATGTGGAGAAAGACATGCACTATACAAGTAAAGCAGACAATAACGAATACGATATTGATCTCAAAAAAGGATATCAGCATCTGGATGGCGAGACAGCGCTCATGTACGTTCGTTTCCGTCATGATGCAATGTCTGATTTCGCTCGGTCCGAGCGTCAGCGTGAATTGCTGAAAGCTGTAACAGCGAAAATGCAGTCAACAACTACCATTGCCAAACTGCCTTCCATACTGGAACAGGTTAATCCTTATGTGGATACAAATCTGACACTCTCCGATATGTGGAAGCTGGGTGGCCTCGGTTACCAGAGCAGCATGAACGGCAGTGAGCAGATTCCGCCAATGAACCTGCTGAAAGAAGAACGTACAGCAGGCGGTGCGCAAGTATTGACGGTTACCAATGAAGAGAAATTGAAGCAGCATATTCAGGATATTATTCACCCGCCTGCTACAACGGATGATAGTACGACCAGTACCGAAGATAAAACAGCCAGTGGTGACGATCAAAAGTCAGAACAACCGGCTCAGTAA
- the trpS gene encoding tryptophan--tRNA ligase has translation MNKNKDIILTGDRTTGQLHLGHYVGSLRSRVQLQEEYKTYILLADVQALTTHYDQPGLIADSVHQVTLDYLAVGIDPNKATLFIQSMIPEIAELTVIFSMFVTVNTLRHNPTIKSEARDRGYTDLYYGFLGYPVSQAADIAFCKATLVPAGEDQIPHIETARKLVRRFNELYAPILPEPRILTGERLGGLDGVGKMSKSMGNAISLNASPEDVKAKLIKAKTDPARIHRSDPGHPDICPVFAYHQLFRKENADEIHASCSQGRIGCKDCKQIAGEAINDLLAPFRERRNYYEQRDDQVKEILIEGTREARKAARETMLEVREAMGIRYFN, from the coding sequence ATGAACAAAAACAAGGATATTATTTTGACAGGAGATCGGACTACCGGACAACTTCATCTCGGCCATTACGTAGGCAGCCTGCGCAGTCGGGTGCAATTGCAGGAAGAGTACAAAACCTATATTTTACTGGCAGATGTTCAGGCACTCACCACCCACTATGATCAACCTGGCCTGATTGCAGATAGTGTTCATCAAGTCACGCTTGATTACCTCGCCGTAGGCATTGATCCGAACAAAGCTACCCTGTTCATTCAATCCATGATTCCGGAAATTGCGGAATTGACTGTGATCTTCTCCATGTTTGTTACCGTCAATACACTCCGGCATAATCCGACCATCAAGAGCGAAGCACGTGATCGCGGATATACCGACCTGTACTACGGATTTCTCGGATATCCGGTCAGTCAGGCTGCTGATATTGCATTCTGTAAAGCCACCCTTGTTCCGGCAGGGGAAGATCAGATTCCTCACATTGAGACAGCACGAAAATTGGTTCGCCGGTTCAACGAGTTATACGCTCCCATTCTCCCCGAACCCCGCATTTTGACCGGAGAGCGGCTTGGGGGACTGGATGGCGTTGGTAAGATGAGCAAAAGCATGGGCAATGCGATCTCATTAAATGCAAGTCCTGAAGATGTAAAAGCCAAATTGATCAAGGCCAAGACTGATCCTGCCCGCATCCATCGTTCTGATCCAGGACACCCGGATATCTGCCCTGTTTTTGCCTATCATCAGCTTTTCCGCAAGGAGAACGCAGACGAAATACATGCCAGTTGCAGTCAGGGGCGGATTGGATGCAAAGATTGTAAACAGATCGCAGGTGAAGCCATCAATGATCTGCTTGCTCCTTTTCGCGAACGACGGAATTATTATGAACAGCGTGATGATCAAGTGAAAGAGATTCTTATCGAGGGTACCCGTGAGGCCAGGAAAGCGGCCCGGGAAACGATGTTAGAGGTAAGAGAAGCCATGGGTATTCGTTATTTCAACTGA
- a CDS encoding endospore germination permease gives MKRTQPSFLQAMMLIMLSVGLISHVLIIPALLAAAKRDSWISVLLSAGPFLIFALMLAYVSRFLQHQTLHDWLTSRLGKPIGMLFRVGNSLFFLSVIFFTLHDTTAWAKTNYLTETPVLVTSIALMSLCAYAAYKGIRSLAFTAGLVLPLVVLLGFYVAIVNTQYKDYSRLLPVLEHGWHPILNGMVYSLAGMFELLFIWYIQPHLTKRIRVWQYLMLALILVGLTVGPLIGAIVEFDPFEAAKMRYPAFEEWRIASLGKYIAQTDFFSIYQWLAGAFTRISLAMYIVVEIWNIKSSTKRLISCISLGVFFILTMLYPMDDMTFEKLLVEYIFPFNLVYLSGLAIIATTVAFIHSRHQRRKHHGASSD, from the coding sequence ATGAAACGAACACAGCCTTCTTTTTTACAAGCTATGATGTTGATCATGTTGTCCGTTGGCTTGATCAGCCATGTTCTGATTATTCCTGCCCTTTTGGCTGCGGCCAAAAGGGATTCTTGGATTTCCGTCCTGCTATCAGCCGGACCATTTCTGATATTTGCGCTAATGCTCGCCTATGTCTCTCGTTTCCTACAGCATCAAACCCTGCATGATTGGTTAACCTCCCGTCTCGGGAAGCCCATTGGCATGTTATTTCGAGTTGGTAACAGTCTCTTTTTTCTAAGCGTAATCTTTTTCACACTGCATGATACCACGGCTTGGGCTAAAACGAACTATCTGACCGAAACGCCCGTGTTGGTAACCAGTATTGCCCTGATGTCTCTCTGTGCCTACGCTGCGTATAAAGGTATTCGCTCGCTGGCCTTTACCGCAGGGTTAGTCCTGCCACTAGTTGTCTTGTTAGGTTTCTATGTTGCTATCGTAAATACCCAGTACAAGGACTACAGTCGTCTGTTGCCCGTTCTTGAACATGGATGGCATCCTATTCTTAATGGCATGGTCTACAGTCTTGCAGGCATGTTTGAACTGCTGTTCATCTGGTACATCCAGCCTCATCTCACCAAACGTATACGTGTATGGCAGTATCTGATGCTCGCACTCATTCTTGTAGGACTGACTGTCGGCCCACTCATTGGGGCGATTGTGGAATTCGATCCTTTTGAGGCTGCCAAAATGAGATATCCCGCCTTTGAAGAATGGCGAATTGCCTCTCTGGGCAAATACATTGCCCAGACCGACTTCTTTTCAATCTACCAATGGCTGGCAGGTGCATTCACCCGAATTAGTCTTGCCATGTATATTGTAGTTGAAATATGGAATATTAAGAGCTCTACCAAAAGGCTTATCAGTTGTATCTCGTTGGGTGTCTTCTTTATCCTGACCATGTTGTATCCTATGGATGATATGACCTTCGAAAAGCTTCTGGTCGAATACATATTTCCGTTCAATCTCGTGTATCTGAGCGGACTTGCGATTATCGCGACGACGGTTGCCTTTATCCATTCACGCCATCAGAGGAGGAAACATCATGGAGCATCAAGCGATTGA
- a CDS encoding glutamate-1-semialdehyde 2,1-aminomutase — protein MKPSRSRSELLYAEALEHIVGGVNSPSRSFKAVGGGAPVFMKKAQGAHFWDVDDNRYIDYLAAYGPIVTGHAHPHITQAITEAAANGVLYGTPTELEIKLAKMLKEAIPSMDKVRFVNSGTEAVMTTIRVARAYTKRNKIVKFAGCYHGHSDLVLVAAGSGPSTLGIPDSAGVPASIAQEVITVPYNDLEALKDALERWGDDVAAVMVEPIVGNFGMVMPEPGFLEGLCAMTRANGSLVIYDEVITAFRFHYGSTQTYAGLDNHAEIEPDLTALGKIIGGGLPIGAYGGRKHVMEQVAPLGPAYQAGTMAGNPASISAGIACLEVLQGAGVYEEMERLAIDLTAGLQASADRHGIALTINRIRGAFSTHFCNHPVTNYDHAQDTDGELFASFFRHMLDRGINLAPSKYEAWFLTTAHTDEDVQATLEAAEASFKAMAQE, from the coding sequence ATGAAACCATCACGTTCCCGTTCCGAACTTCTATACGCAGAAGCACTTGAGCATATTGTAGGAGGTGTTAACAGCCCTTCACGCTCGTTCAAAGCCGTTGGTGGCGGTGCACCTGTATTTATGAAAAAAGCCCAAGGCGCCCACTTCTGGGATGTCGATGACAACCGTTATATTGATTATCTGGCCGCTTACGGTCCGATTGTTACAGGACATGCCCACCCGCATATTACGCAGGCCATTACGGAAGCAGCAGCAAATGGTGTACTGTACGGTACCCCAACAGAGCTTGAGATCAAGCTCGCCAAAATGCTGAAGGAAGCTATTCCTTCCATGGATAAAGTGCGTTTTGTAAACTCCGGTACGGAGGCGGTCATGACTACGATTCGGGTCGCTCGTGCCTACACCAAACGCAACAAGATCGTAAAATTCGCCGGATGTTACCATGGTCACTCCGATCTGGTGCTTGTCGCTGCCGGTTCAGGCCCGTCCACGCTCGGAATTCCTGACAGCGCGGGAGTTCCAGCCAGTATTGCACAAGAAGTCATTACTGTGCCCTACAATGATCTGGAAGCCCTGAAGGATGCTTTGGAGCGCTGGGGTGATGATGTTGCCGCGGTCATGGTTGAACCGATCGTTGGTAACTTTGGTATGGTTATGCCGGAACCTGGCTTCCTGGAAGGCCTCTGTGCCATGACACGGGCTAACGGCTCACTGGTTATCTATGACGAGGTCATTACGGCTTTCCGTTTCCATTACGGTTCTACTCAGACGTATGCCGGACTCGATAACCATGCAGAGATTGAACCGGATCTGACGGCTCTTGGTAAAATTATTGGTGGTGGCCTGCCCATCGGTGCTTACGGCGGACGCAAACATGTTATGGAGCAGGTTGCTCCGCTCGGCCCTGCTTATCAGGCGGGAACGATGGCTGGTAACCCTGCATCCATCTCGGCTGGTATCGCGTGTCTGGAGGTCCTGCAAGGCGCGGGTGTATATGAAGAGATGGAACGTCTTGCTATCGACCTGACAGCGGGTCTGCAAGCTTCTGCTGACCGTCATGGGATTGCACTGACGATCAACCGGATTCGTGGTGCATTCTCCACCCATTTCTGTAATCACCCAGTTACGAACTACGATCATGCTCAAGACACGGATGGAGAGCTGTTCGCTTCCTTCTTCCGTCACATGCTGGACCGTGGCATTAACCTGGCTCCATCCAAATATGAGGCCTGGTTCCTGACCACGGCTCATACAGACGAGGATGTTCAGGCTACATTGGAAGCTGCAGAAGCTTCCTTCAAAGCGATGGCTCAGGAATAA
- a CDS encoding ABC transporter permease — protein MNSAFIDFMRIRFLTMLAYRVNYYSGILIYTLNIGVYYFTWQAIYGSSGELGGFTAAQMTTYIAVSWMARAFYFNNLDREIAADIRDGSIAIQFIRPINYVMVKMMQGLGEGIFRFLLLMIPGMLIAILLFPVELPTAPSAWIGFLVMLFFSFLINSQINVITGLAAFFVENNEGMMRMKRVVVDLFSGLIIPISLYPGWMSAVMKVLPFQAITYLPGSVFTGRVEGTAIWSVLGIQVFWFAVLLLPMVLIWRKARKRLFVQGG, from the coding sequence ATGAATAGTGCATTTATTGATTTTATGCGCATCCGTTTTCTAACGATGCTGGCATACCGGGTGAATTATTACTCCGGCATTTTGATATATACGCTGAATATCGGCGTGTATTACTTTACCTGGCAAGCCATTTACGGCAGCAGTGGTGAACTCGGCGGCTTCACGGCAGCGCAGATGACCACTTACATCGCTGTATCCTGGATGGCACGTGCGTTTTACTTTAACAACCTGGACCGGGAGATTGCCGCAGATATACGGGATGGCTCCATTGCGATTCAATTCATCAGGCCGATCAATTACGTTATGGTCAAAATGATGCAAGGGCTTGGGGAAGGTATTTTCCGCTTCCTGCTGCTCATGATTCCGGGGATGCTCATCGCCATTTTGCTGTTCCCGGTTGAATTGCCTACGGCCCCATCGGCGTGGATTGGCTTTCTCGTCATGCTGTTCTTCAGTTTCCTCATTAATTCCCAGATTAATGTGATCACGGGACTAGCGGCATTTTTTGTGGAAAACAATGAAGGCATGATGCGTATGAAACGCGTCGTGGTTGATTTGTTCTCTGGTCTAATCATCCCGATCAGCCTGTATCCAGGCTGGATGTCCGCGGTGATGAAAGTATTGCCTTTTCAGGCCATTACGTATCTGCCCGGTTCCGTCTTCACTGGAAGAGTGGAAGGTACCGCCATCTGGAGTGTACTCGGTATTCAGGTGTTCTGGTTTGCCGTACTGCTGCTTCCGATGGTATTGATCTGGCGTAAGGCGCGCAAGCGTCTGTTCGTGCAAGGGGGATAA
- the bcp gene encoding thioredoxin-dependent thiol peroxidase: MTLKVGELAPNFELPSSTGESVKLSDYRGQRVLLYFYPKDMTSSCTQQACDFRDRHAEFEGLNTVILGISTDPMKQHDKFIAKYGLPFALLSDEEHVVAEQYGVWQLKKMYGKEYMGMVRSTFLIDEEGKLIKDWSKVRVKGHIEAALEALKAI; encoded by the coding sequence ATGACGTTAAAAGTAGGCGAATTGGCACCGAATTTTGAGCTTCCGTCTAGTACGGGAGAATCAGTAAAGCTTTCGGATTACCGCGGACAGCGGGTGCTGCTTTATTTTTATCCCAAAGATATGACCTCGTCCTGTACACAACAGGCTTGTGATTTCCGGGATCGACATGCTGAATTTGAAGGGCTGAACACGGTCATTCTCGGAATCAGCACCGATCCGATGAAACAGCATGACAAGTTTATCGCCAAATATGGACTGCCGTTTGCCTTGTTGTCGGATGAAGAGCACGTTGTAGCCGAGCAATACGGTGTATGGCAGCTGAAGAAAATGTATGGCAAGGAGTACATGGGTATGGTTCGCTCCACTTTTCTGATTGATGAAGAGGGGAAGTTGATCAAGGACTGGTCCAAAGTTCGGGTCAAAGGACATATCGAGGCTGCGCTTGAGGCTTTGAAGGCTATATAA